One window from the genome of Malus domestica chromosome 01, GDT2T_hap1 encodes:
- the LOC103434467 gene encoding large ribosomal subunit protein uL23z — protein sequence MAPAKVDSTKKSDPKAKALKTAKAVKSGPAFKKKAKKIRTSVTFHRPRTLKKERNPKYPRISATPRNKLDHYQILKYPLTTESAMKKIEDNNTLVFIVDIRADKKKIKDAVKKMYDIQTKKVNTLIRPDGTKKAYVRLTPDYDALDVANKIGII from the exons TTGACAGCACGAAGAAAAGTGATCCCAAGGCTAAAGCCTTGAAGACTGCCAAGGCTGTGAAATCAGGTCCTGCTTTTAAGAAGAAGGCCAAGAAGATCAGGACATCCGTCACATTCCACAGGCCAAGGACATTGAAGAAGGAAAGGAACCCCAAGTATCCCCGCATCAGTGCAACACCAAGGAACAAATTGGACCATTACCAAATTCTCAAGTATCCATTGACCACTGAGTCTGCAATGAAAAAGATTGAGGACAACAACACCCTTGTTTTCATTGTTGACATCCGAGCTGACAAGAAGAAGATCAAGGATGCGGTGAAGAAGATGTACGACATTCAGACCAAGAAAGTGAACACCTTGATCAG GCCTGATGGAACGAAGAAGGCTTACGTCAGGTTGACACCGGACTATGATGCCTTGGATGTTGCCAACAAGATCGGGATCATTTAA
- the LOC103434480 gene encoding psbP-like protein 1, chloroplastic gives MATLQNSPSLHRTPVLNSFTKLHRQSTFHCCRKSNSFLVRADQASATSTCSPSQDRSGRRQVLAAGTVASWVLLTNQHSVSFAAENKKGFIPVTDKKDGYEFVYPFGWQEVTIEGQDKVFKDVIEPLETASVTLFPTVKQDIKEFGSPQQVAETLIKKVLAPPTQKTKLMEAVEHDIDGKTYYTFEFLAKAPNYTRHALSTVAIGNGNFYTLTTGANERRWEKMKDKLHTIVDSFKLFKVFD, from the exons ATGGCGACCCTGCAGAACTCACCCTCCCTCCACAGGACCCCTGTCCTTAACTCCTTCACCaag CTACACAGGCAAAGCACATTCCATTGCTGTAGAAAAAGTAATTCTTTTCTGGTAAGAGCAGATCAGGCTTCAGCAACTTCTACATGCTCTCCTTCTCAAG ATAGATCCGGGAGACGCCAAGTGCTAGCAGCAGGAACAGTTGCTTCTTGGGTTCTTCTAACCAACCAACATTCTGTATCAT TTGCTGCAGAAAATAAAAAGGGATTTATTCCTGTCACCGACAAGAAAGATGGATACGAATTTGTCTACCCTTTTGGATGGCAG GAAGTAACCATCGAAGGTCAAGACAAGGTGTTCAAGGAtgtcattgagccattagagaCTGCGAGTGTGACACTGTTCCCAACCGTCAAGCAAGATATCAAAGAATTCGGGTCACCGCAGCAGGTGGCTGAAACTTTGATCAAGAAGGTTCTGGCTCCTCCTACCCAGAAAACAAAGCTGATGGAGGCCGTAGAG CACGACATCGATGGGAAAACATATTACACATTTGAGTTCCTTGCTAAGGCTCCAAACTATACTCGCCACGCTCTCAGCACAGTAGCTATCGGCAATG GCAACTTCTACACCTTGACGACGGGGGCTAACGAGAGGAGGTGGGAAAAGATGAAAGACAAGTTACACACCATCGTCGATTCCTTCAAGCTTTTCAAAGTCTTCGATTAA
- the LOC103434497 gene encoding ABC transporter B family member 20: protein MMINRGLFGWSPPHIQPLTPVSEVSEPPESPSPYMEQSNDASAQPMEQEEEMEEQEEMEPPPAAVPFSKLFTCADRLDWVLMTVGSLAAAAHGTALVVYLHYFAKIIHILWVERDHKGEPPPMNDEQFQKFMDLSLSIVYIAAGVFAAGWIEVSCWILTGERQTAVIRSNYVQVLLNQDMSFFDTYGNNGDIVSQVLSDVLLIQSALSEKVGNYIHNMATFFSGLIIGFINCWQIAAITLATGPFIVAAGGISNIFLHRLAENIQDAYAEAASIAEQAVSYIRTLYAFTNETLAKYSYATSLQATLRYGILISLVQGLGLGFTYGLAICSCALQLWVGRFLVTSHEAHGGEIITALFAVILSGLGLNQAATNFYSFDQGRIAAYRLFEMISRSSSTVNHEGSALATVQGNIEFRNVYFSYLSRPEIPILSGFYLTVPAKKAVALVGRNGSGKSSIIPLMERFYDPTLGEVLLDGENIKNLRLEWLRSQIGLVTQEPALLSLSIRDNIAYGRDATMDQIEEAAKIAHAHTFITSLEGGYDTQVGRAGLALTEEQKIKLSIARAVLLNPSILLLDEVTGGLDFEAEKAVQEALDVLMLGRSTIIIARRLSLIRNADYIAVMEEGQLVEMGTHDELLNLDGLYAELLKNEEAAKLPRRMPVSYKETATFQIEKDSLASNSFQEPSSPKMMKSPSLQRTTGMFRMGDNTFNSQESPKAKSPPAEKVLENGQALDSEDKEPSIKRQDSFEMRLPELPKIDVHSANHQTSNGSDPESPVSPLLTSDPKNERSHSQTFSRPHSHSDDFPMKVNEAKCRNYKKAPSFWRLAQLSFAEWLYAVLGSIGAAIFGSFNPLLAYVIALIVTAYYRVDEGRHLKPEVDKWCLLIACMGIVTVVANFLQHFYFGIMGEKMTERVRRMMFSAMLRNEAGWFDEEENSADTLSMRLANDATFVRAAFSNRLSIFIQDSAAVVVALLIGVLLQWRLALVALATLPVLTISAIAQKLWLAGFSRGIQEMHRKASLVLEDAVRNIYTVVAFCAGNKVMELYRLQLKKIFKQSFFHGMAIGFAFGFSQFLLFACNALLLWHTARTVKNKHMDLPTALKEYMVFSFATFALVEPFGLAPYILKRRKSLISVFEIIDRVPKIEPDENSAMKPPNVYGSIELKNVDFCYPTRPELLVLSNFSLKVNGGQTVAVVGVSGSGKSTIISLIERFYDPVAGQVLLDGRDLKVYNLRWLRNHLGLVQQEPIIFSTTIRENIIYARHNASEAEMKEAARIANAHHFISSLPHGYDTHVGMRGVDLTPGQKQRIAIARVVLKNAPILLLDEASSSIESESSRVVQEALDTLIMGNKTTILIAHRAAMMRHVDNIVVLNGGRIVEEGSHDNLMSKNGLYVRLMQPHFGKGLRQRRLV, encoded by the exons ATGATGATAAATCGGGGACTGTTCGGGTGGTCCCCGCCGCACATACAGCCCTTGACGCCGGTCTCAGAGGTGTCGGAGCCGCCAGAGTCGCCTTCGCCGTATATGGAGCAGAGTAACGACGCGTCGGCTCAGCCGATGGAGCAGGAGGAGGAGATGGAGGAGCAGGAGGAGATGGAGCCGCCGCCAGCTGCCGTGCCCTTCTCGAAGCTGTTCACCTGCGCTGACCGGCTCGATTGGGTTCTGATGACTGTTGGGTCGCTTGCCGCGGCGGCTCACGGGACGGCTCTGGTGGTGTACTTGCACTACTTCGCTAAGATTATTCATATACTCTGGGTCGAGCGTGACCACAAGGGCGAGCCGCCGCCAATGAACGACGAGCAGTTCCAGAAGTTTATGGAT CTTTCTTTGTCCATCGTTTATATTGCCGCTGGTGTTTTTGCTGCTGGTTGGATTG AGGTCTCATGCTGGATTCTGACGGGAGAACGCCAGACTGCTGTCATCAGGTCAAACTATGTTCAAGTATTACTTAACCAGGATATGAGTTTTTTTGATACCTATGGGAACAACGGGGACATTGTGAGCCAAGTATTGAGTGATGTGTTGCTCATTCAGTCTGCTCTTAGTGAAAAA GTTGGAAATTATATTCATAACATGGCTACATTTTTCAGTGGTCTCATTATTGGATTCATCAACTGTTGGCAGATTGCGGCTATAACATTAGCCACCGGTCCTTTTATTGTGGCTGCTGGAGGAATATCAAATATATTTCTTCATAGGCTTGCTGAGAATATTCAAGATGCATATGCTGAAGCAGCTAGCATTGCTGAACAG GCAGTCTCTTACATTAGGACGTTATATGCATTTACAAATGAAACATTGGCCAAGTATTCGTATGCTACATCACTGCAAGCAACTCTAAGATATGGCATATTGATAAGTCTTGTGCAAGGACTTGGACTTGGATTCACTTATGGCCTTGCCATTTGTTCTTGTGCCCTGCAACTGTGGGTTGGAAGGTTCCTGGTTACTAGTCATGAAGCTCATGGTGGTGAAATTATAACAGCCCTTTTTGCTGTAATATTAAGTGGCCT TGGGCTGAATCAAGCGGCAACAAACTTCTACTCATTTGACCAAGGTCGAATTGCTGCTTATAGACTTTTTGAGATGATAAGTCGATCATCCTCTACTGTTAATCACGAGGGAAGTGCCCTAGCGACTGTACAAGGAAATATTGAGTTTCGAAATGTATATTTCAGTTATCTATCTCGTCCTGAGATCCCCATATTGAGTGGTTTTTACCTCACTGTACCTGCTAAGAAAGCTGTAGCACTCGTTGGCAGAAATGGTTCAGGAAAGAGCAGTATTATCCCCCTCATGGAGCGGTTTTATGATCCAACTTTAG GAGAAGTTCTTTTGGATGGAGAAAATATCAAAAACCTGAGACTGGAGTGGCTAAGAAGTCAGATAGGGCTAGTCACACAGGAGCCTGCTTTGCTGAGTTTAAGTATAAGAGACAATATTGCTTATGGGCGGGATGCTACAATGGACCAAATTGAAGAAGCTGCTAAAATAGCGCATGCGCATACATTTATTACCTCACTTGAGGGAGGATACGATACACAG GTGGGAAGAGCAGGCTTAGCATTGACGGAAgagcaaaaaataaaactttcaaTTGCCAGAGCAGTACTTCTGAACCCCTCAATTCTTTTGCTTGATGAGGTCACTGGTGGACTTGATTTTGAAGCTGAAAAAGCCGTTCAAGAAGCTCTAGATGTCCTTATGTTGGGGCGTTCAACTATAATTATAGCTCGGCGGCTTAGTCTTATAAGGAATGCTGATTACATAGCTGTGATGGAGGAAGGCCAACTAGTTGAAATGGGTACCCATGATGAGTTATTAAACCTGGATGGCCTCTATGCGGAGCTTCTCAAAAatgaagaagctgcaaaactTCCTAGGAG GATGCCAGTGAGCTACAAGGAAACTGCAACTTTCCAAATTGAAAAGGATTCTTTGGCAAGTAATAGCTTCCAAGAACCATCATCTCCGAAAATGATGAAATCACCCTCCCTTCAGAGAACTACTGGCATGTTCCGGATGGGTGATAACACTTTTAACTCACAGGAGTCACCAAAAGCTAAGAGCCCACCAGCAGAGAAAGTGTTGGAAAATGGTCAGGCCTTGGATTCAGAAGATAAGGAACCATCAATAAAAAGGCAGGATAGTTTTGAAATGAGACTACCAGAGTTACCCAAGATTGATGTCCATTCTGCTAATCACCAAACGTCAAATGGTTCGGACCCTGAATCCCCCGTTTCACCCCTTCTGACATCTGATCCGAAAAATGAGCGGTCCCATTCACAAACCTTTAGCCGCCCCCATAGTCATTCAGATGACTTTCCCATGAAAGTGAATGAAGCAAAATGTAGAAATTATAAGAAGGCACCATCATTTTGGAGGCTTGCACAACTTAGTTTTGCTGAATGGCTGTATGCTGTGTTAGGAAGCATTGGTGCTGCTATCTTTGGTTCTTTCAATCCTCTTCTTGCTTATGTAATCGCACTGATAGTAACAGCATACTACAGAGTTGATGAAGGTCGTCACTTGAAACCGGAAGTAGACAAATGGTGCTTGCTCATTGCTTGTATGGGTATAGTGACAGTCGTTGCCAATTTCTTGCAGCATTTCTACTTTGGTATAATGGGTGAGAAAATGACTGAACGAGTTCGTAGAATGATGTTTTCAG CAATGCTACGAAATGAAGCAGGATGGTTTGATGAAGAGGAAAACAGTGCTGATACCTTATCCATGCGCTTGGCCAATGATGCCACATTTGTACGAGCTGCTTTCAGCAATCGGCTGTCAATATTTATACAGGATAGTGCTGCTGTTGTTGTTGCTCTTCTTATCGGGGTGCTGCTACAATGGCGATTAGCACTTGTGGCTTTGGCAACCCTACCCGTTCTCACTATTTCTGCCATTGCACAG AAATTATGGCTTGCTGGTTTTTCAAGGGGAATTCAGGAGATGCACAGGAAGGCATCTTTGGTTCTTGAGGATGCAGTTAGAAACATTTACACTGTTGTAGCATTCTGTGCTGGTAATAAGGTAATGGAGCTCTACAGGTTGCAGCTAAAGAAAATATTCAAGCAGAGTTTCTTTCATGGAATGGCCATTGGCTTTGCATTTGGCTTTTCGCAGTTCCTTCTTTTTGCCTGCAATGCCCTTCTCCTCTGGCACACTGCACGCACTGTGAAAAATAAGCATATGGATCTACCTACTGCTCTCAAGGAGTATATGGTTTTCTCTTTTGCTACATTTGCACTTGTAGAGCCTTTTGGGCTGGCTCCTTACATCCTGAAGCGCCGAAAATCTCTCATTTCAGTTTTTGAAATCATAGATCGAGTGCCGAAGATTGAGCCAGATGAAAACTCAGCGATGAAACCACCTAATGTTTATGGAAGCATTGAGTTGAAAAATGTTGACTTCTGTTATCCAACCCGCCCAGAACTGTTGGTACTGAGCAATTTCAGTCTCAAAGTAAATGGGGGGCAAACTGTAGCTGTGGTGGGAGTTTCAGGGTCAGGAAAGAGCACTATAATTTCTTTGATTGAGAGATTTTATGATCCAGTTGCTGGTCAAGTCTTACTGGATGGTCGAGATCTGAAAGTTTATAATTTGAGATGGTTGAGGAACCACCTAGGTCTTGTTCAGCAGGAACCCATTATATTCTCGACAACCATTCGGGAAAATATTATATATGCAAGGCACAATGCTAGTGAGGCTGAGATGAAAGAGGCAGCCAGAATAGCAAATGCTCACCATTTCATCAGCAGCTTGCCTCATGGTTATGATACGCATGTGGGGATGAGAGGTGTTGACTTGACCCCGGGACAGAAACAGAGAATTGCAATAGCACGCGTCGTGCTAAAGAACGCCCCCATCTTACTATTGGATGAAGCAAGCTCGTCCATTGAATCTGAATCTAGTCGAGTGGTGCAGGAGGCTCTTGATACATTAATCATGGGGAACAAAACAACCATTTTGATAGCCCATAGAGCTGCAATGATGAGGCATGTCGATAACATTGTAGTTCTCAACGGAGGGAGAATTGTGGAAGAAGGGTCCCATGATAATTTAATGTCAAAGAATGGTCTCTATGTCCGTTTGATGCAACCACACTTTGGCAAGGGTTTGCGTCAGCGTCGCCTCGTTTAG
- the LOC103434505 gene encoding photosynthetic NDH subunit of lumenal location 1, chloroplastic-like isoform X2 produces the protein MAISSSISLSCWVSTAIPDKFYCNELPRATSAHFSCKSITCSGESASIEESHCKRRPLLLGFGALTTSLLHANSLFAQEIPEKFRAFVDKVDGYSYYYPNDWRDFEFRAHDSAFKDRYMQLHNVRVRFIPTNKTDIHDLGPMEQVVTDLVRHKLAAPNQYATIFGVEEKNIDGKNYYTIEYGLESPNFATTSFATIAIGNGRYYTLIVGANERRWKRYRNQLKVVADSFRMLDI, from the exons ATGGCAATTTCATCATCCATCTCATTGAGCTGCTGGGTTTCTACTGCCATACCCGACAA GTTTTACTGCAATGAGTTGCCACGAGCTACCTCGGCTCATTTTTCATGCAAATCAATCACTTGCTCAGGAGAGTCAGCCTCCATTGAAGAAA GCCATTGCAAGAGAAGGCCTCTACTTTTAGGATTTGGGGCACTAACCACAAGTCTACTTCATGCAAATTCCCTCTTTGCTCAAG AAATACCGGAAAAGTTTCGAGCTTTCGTCGACAAAGTAGATGGGTATTCATACTACTACCCCAACGATTGGAGG GACTTTGAGTTTAGAGCACATGACTCTGCATTCAAGGACAGATATATGCAGCTGCATAATGTTAGAGTGAGATTTATACCCACAAATAAAACTGACATCCATGATTTGGGTCCAATGGAACAG GTTGTTACCGATCTGGTGAGGCATAAACTTGCTGCACCAAACCAGTATGCAACTATATTTGGCGTCGAGGAG AAAAACATAGATGGGAAAAATTATTACACCATTGAGTATGGACTTGAATCTCCAAACTTTGCTACCACTTCATTCGCAACCATAGCCATTGGAAACG GGAGATACTACACCCTGATTGTCGGAGCAAACGAAAGACGGTGGAAAAGATACCGCAACCAGCTTAAAGTGGTAGCAGACTCTTTCAGAATGCTTGACATCTGA
- the LOC103434505 gene encoding photosynthetic NDH subunit of lumenal location 1, chloroplastic-like isoform X1 yields MAISSSISLSCWVSTAIPDNKFYCNELPRATSAHFSCKSITCSGESASIEESHCKRRPLLLGFGALTTSLLHANSLFAQEIPEKFRAFVDKVDGYSYYYPNDWRDFEFRAHDSAFKDRYMQLHNVRVRFIPTNKTDIHDLGPMEQVVTDLVRHKLAAPNQYATIFGVEEKNIDGKNYYTIEYGLESPNFATTSFATIAIGNGRYYTLIVGANERRWKRYRNQLKVVADSFRMLDI; encoded by the exons ATGGCAATTTCATCATCCATCTCATTGAGCTGCTGGGTTTCTACTGCCATACCCGACAACAAG TTTTACTGCAATGAGTTGCCACGAGCTACCTCGGCTCATTTTTCATGCAAATCAATCACTTGCTCAGGAGAGTCAGCCTCCATTGAAGAAA GCCATTGCAAGAGAAGGCCTCTACTTTTAGGATTTGGGGCACTAACCACAAGTCTACTTCATGCAAATTCCCTCTTTGCTCAAG AAATACCGGAAAAGTTTCGAGCTTTCGTCGACAAAGTAGATGGGTATTCATACTACTACCCCAACGATTGGAGG GACTTTGAGTTTAGAGCACATGACTCTGCATTCAAGGACAGATATATGCAGCTGCATAATGTTAGAGTGAGATTTATACCCACAAATAAAACTGACATCCATGATTTGGGTCCAATGGAACAG GTTGTTACCGATCTGGTGAGGCATAAACTTGCTGCACCAAACCAGTATGCAACTATATTTGGCGTCGAGGAG AAAAACATAGATGGGAAAAATTATTACACCATTGAGTATGGACTTGAATCTCCAAACTTTGCTACCACTTCATTCGCAACCATAGCCATTGGAAACG GGAGATACTACACCCTGATTGTCGGAGCAAACGAAAGACGGTGGAAAAGATACCGCAACCAGCTTAAAGTGGTAGCAGACTCTTTCAGAATGCTTGACATCTGA